TCCACATTCCACTACCAGAGTTCAGCAGTTTTACGGCAGCCAATTTCACAGGAGTAAAGCAGGAGGGTATCAGCTCAGCATCAATTAACTCTGGGTTCTTTGCCTCCATGGTGGAGGCTGGAGATGTGAGGGCTGCCTTTGTGGGACATGATCACATTAATGACTTCTGCGGGAAGCTCAGTGGTATTCAGCTCTGCTATGCTGGTGGATTTGGTTACCATGCCTATGGGAAGGCTGGGTGGTCAAGGAGAGCAAGGGTGGTGTCTGTGCAACTTGAGAAGACAGACAATGGTGAATGGCGAGGCGTCAAGTCCATCAAGACATGGAAGAGGCTTGATGATAAACATCTTAGCACAATTGACTCTGAGGTCCTCTGGAACAGAGGCTCTAATTGTAAGACACTCTCTTATGCCTGGATATGATGCTTAACTCAAGCCTGCCTTAGCAACTGTAGAGTATGAGACTACGGGTGCCTTCTGTGAATGGTTCTCGTAAAAGGGGGAAAAAGTATCTAGGACAAGTGATATGATGTTTCATGTAGGGTTTATTTCCTGATGACGTGAACTTATTTTTTCTATGCAACAACTAACCTATGAATTGCCTGACAGGGAGGCGCAGGAAGAATCCTGTAGTTAACTTTTGATGCAGACAGGAATGGTGCTCCGTAAGGGATCTCATACAGCAACTGTAGAGTATGAGACTATGGGTGCCTTCGGTGAATGTTGGATGGCCAATTTACTATAGAAGTGGAAAATGCAGAAGTGTGTACATGGGGGAGAAGATCATATACGGACACATACACGCAGGTTTCTGCTGTTGTATTTTTCCATGTTTACAAAATAAGTAGCTGCAATTCGGTGCAGCTGTCAATTATTGCAAGTGGTCTCATATATAGTGCAATGGTCAAAGGAAAACGAGAATGCAATGTTATTGTAGTCCCATCTCTGTCAAAGGAAAACAAGAATGCAATGTCATTGTAGTCCCATCTCTCAAGTTTCAACAGCAATTGAAACCTCAGAGTTACCACAATATCCATTTTTCATATAACTACTGAATGTTCTTATATGTATGCAATCAATTAAGAAGCTGACAGGTAAGAAATTGCCATCAGTATCTATATAGTCCTATCAAGCTAAACCTCactagatgttttattttttcatGCAAGATGTCCACATTATCCCCCTCTAAGTGTCCCACTAATTTGCAATCCTTTCATGTAGGCTATCCATGTCATTccttattaattacaaaaaaaaatATCCACATCATCTCTATTATGTGCAATATTTTTTTATCTTTAATCTATTAACGTAACGTCATCCGCATGTACTATTGGTTTCCTCACCTATTCGTCTATAATGTGATCAAATATCTATTAGCTTACCATTTTTTACTAGATCCGATACAATAAAATAACATGCATGTCAAatccatatatatacacacggtATACAGAATACCATATAGTAATGTTAAATATAAAATatatttatttttaagaaaattcaACGGCAACGATCGGGATATGCTTCTAGTTCTGCTGAGAGAGGCATCCAAATTCGCCTTGCACCCTAAATTCTCCACGTACTAAACCTACTACTAATACTGACAACCAGGGTTTTTAATTTTGGTGTTGCAAAAAAATTTGGCCACCACCAAAATTAGAACAACCCATTCTAGAATATTAGAGTAGGGAGTACTTTGAGCGGAAGCCAATGCAGCATCTTCTTCCTTTTATTCCTTTCACAACCCCGTCAATCTAAGAATCCGAGCTCACCTTCACGAGGTAATGGTGACGTGGAAATGATGAGGTATACCTCAAATGTAGTACCTGTTCTCTTTCGTTCGCACATCCAAACTTACCATCTCCACTGCAACATCGTTATCAGTGGGTGCTTTAGAAAACATGATCGAGGGAGCTGTTTTCAAAGAGAAAATGTACTAAGGCTAAACCATTGGTTGATTTAGAATGTCCAAATCCATTGGAACAAACCCTATTAAACTGCTTTAAATCCTTACTGCTTCCTaagacattgtgatatttttGGTGAGGGGGTTTGGAAATCGAGTTCGAATAATAATTCGATTTACGGAAGGTGTGGGATGTCAATTTTGGTGGGTGATGCGGCCTCTAAATGATGACACTGGACAAACCACTTTTTATAAAATTGAAAACTATAAACAGTTTTTTGAACAAGGCTATCTGAATTTCGTGAAATTAGGccgaaatttcgccgaaatttttTTTAGAGACCagcacatgaagtatgctttttctagaaaaaaatagatctaaacaaatattagcATGATTTATGACTGAACATCTAGTGAATagaaaaatatgcaatataaacaatagaAAATATGAGTCAAGAGTTATATAGCACAAATTTTAGTATATTACAAAATTAGAAAAAGTCTACATAATCCCCCCCTAACTATTCAGGGTTGACTACATCACCCCAAAATTATAAAACCGGATTTTTTACCCTCTGAATTTTctaaaaccggtcaaataacccccaagcggttttggacggtggttttgctatagtgattatgattttgtctttttctttttttttattttcgttgaatctttgaaaaatcatagtaaatcacagaaaaatcataaaatgaaaaatctaattttgttggactccacataagtagatctacacagtgaacatataatatggtatgctttagtataaagtttaCTATGTCGATCTACTCATGCGGAGTACAGCAAAATTGGATTTTttatttatgatttttctgtgatttactatgatttctcaaagattcagcagaaataaataaaaaagaaaaagacaaaatcaCTGTCattgtagcaaaaccaccgtccaaaaccgTTTTGGGtgttatttgaccggttttggaaagttcagggggtaaaaaaTCCAGTTTTATAGTTTGGGGTTGAAGTAGTCCACCCTGAATAGTCGGAGGTTATGTAGATTTTTTTCTtacaaaattttagatttttctttcggccaccaccgaaatttCGTTCAAATTTTGAACCCTGCTGACAACACCTAGCTCACCCAGTGGAACAATAGATTTACACGTCGTCGTCTATATACAGTTGACAAAAGAATCAAATTCAAATCGTTCATATTCACAGAAGAGCTTTGTACCACGGGCCATGGACCATCCCTGATACCGTGGCCACCTTGATCAGCACCTCGGACGCCTTCACCACCCTATCGACGAGCCTGGCCGCGCCGACGCGGCGCAGCGCCACGTCAGCCAGCTTCTGGCCCTTGTGGCCGCTGCCACCGAGGACGACGCCGCGGAAGGCGCAGAAGACGGCCCTGGAGACCATCTTGAAGACTACGTCGCCGGGCTGGAGGCTCTTGAGGAGCACCCGGGCGGTCGTCTGCCTCCTGCCCTGGATCTTCTCTTCTTCCGATGGTGAGCCAACCGCCGCCGACGCGCTCATCATCGCCTCCACTATCTCTTCGGCGCCGGCGTCAGGGGAGGCGTCCAGCATCTTCACGAGAGCCTTGAAGAGCTCTGCGGTGGCGTTATCCAGTTCCTGAGCCGTGGCCTTTGAGCTCTCGCCCATCAGAACCTGACGCAGGATGAGCATGCTGGAAAAACAACAGAAGTTGGAACCAATATCATCAGAAATTCAGAATTAATCTTTATGACAGACTAGATTGTAATTAAGATGAAGGATAGAAAATATAGCTAGTTACCTTGTAGCTATCACGATGACTTGTTGGAACTGGCTCTGCAAGGCCCTCAACCTCATCAAATTAATCTGGAAGCTCTCAGGAGTCGACTGCATTTGCAAGCCCTCTACGCTGCTAACAAGCTGCAACAGGCCAATCCTTATCAGCTTGTCAAGCTCGTCACCCTTGCACTCTGGCTGCCCAGAAACGCCTCCTGCAGCTGCAGGCGAAGAAGAAGACGGCTGGCGTACGgcagccccatggccagctcggaGTACCGGAACGAGGGCTGCTGATGGCACAGCTGAAACAGAGCCTAGATGTTCCCTCCACTCTTGTCGGGCGACGTTCTTCGACGTCGAAATCCATCGCacggtcagagggagggaagcTCCTGCACTGGCAGGAGGCCCGTAGCGATCGCCGAAAGCGTTCTGCAGGTAGTCCACGCCCGTAGAACCTTGTATGATCCGTTGCATCGCCATCTGGATACGCGCCTTGCTCACTTCTGCTTGCAGCTCCTTTATTTCCTCCAGGGCGAAACGCAGGCCCTTGACGGCATCGACGACGAATGAGCTGGTAGCGGTGCCGTCGGCATCAGCTTCAGAGCTCGCAGCCAACTCGGTCAGCAGCTTGTCGTGGCTTTTCCTCATCTGGTCCTCCTTCGCCGCAGCGGAGAGCCTGCGCACCATGCCCAGCGAATACTGCAAGATCTGCCCCAAGTATTGTGCGTCCTGGGAACCTGACCCGAGTACCTGAGACAGAATTTCGACGTCGATTTTCTCAAGGATTTCCTCCTTCCACTCCTTGGGAGACAACTCGTGCAATGAGTCCCTGACTTCCTTGACTAGTCTGACCAACTGGCTGTAATCAGGTTTGTCTCCTCTCATGGAGTCCGTGACCAAATCCCAGAACGCTTTCTCCATGGTTTCCCTCACTTTCTCCTGGAAAGCGTTCTCGGCATCGGCAGCAGGACCAGCAGCACTGTCAGATTTCCCAGCGAAAGCACCGCCGTCGTCCTGATGAAGCATTTCAGTCACCATTCTCTCGTTCTCTGTCGGCTGCTTCACTGGTGATGGTGACGAACTACCTGACGATGAATTGATGCTCAAGGCAGGGGCAGATACGTCGTCTGCGACAGGTTTCTGTACTGGACCTGCATCCTTCTTCGCTTCGAAGAACTTCGACCTGGTGTCCGAAAGAGCAGAGTCCATCCGCGCGACACCAGGACCGCCGCTCAGTAGGTGAACCTTGTCACGCAGGAGCTTCTGGTCATCGGCGACCTGTCGCTGGATCGCCTTCATATCATGGGTGAGCCTGCTCGGCGACCGACCGTCCGCGGTCAGCTTGCACGTCTGCATCATCGACAGCTCGAGCTTGCACGCGGCCCTGACAAGGTCTCCCTCCAGCAACGTCGCGTCTTTCACCTTCCACGCCACGAAACGGTAGAGGTACGCGCACCACGCCTTGTCGAAAGCAGCCAACTGGTCCCTGAACTTCCTCTGAACAGCCGAAACCAAAGGTCCATCGAGTACTGTCTTCGTCAGCAGCTCCAACTCCTCGACGAAGCTCGCCGCCGACTCCATGAGCTGCGTGTCCCCCTCGCGTTGCCCGCTCAAGACCGCGCTTGGATGAGCCAGGATCATGTAGGCACAGAGCACGACCCTCAGTGAGTACCTAGGCAGTCGGTTCTCTTGGGAACTTTGGGTGACCGTGACCGGTCTCTTTGCCACTGCCGCCGGCGCTGTCGTTCCCACGCTGCTGCTTCGAGTACGTCGAGGTGCGGCGGGCTTCCTCCTTGGGGGAACAGCGAGGTGTTTCAGCAGATGGTCGACGTTTTCCACCGGCGCGGAGCTAGAGATCACGAAACGCCTCTCCAGTCGATCGAGCAGTGCCCTCGTGGCCTGGAGAACGGGAGGGGACTCCATCGACATGGCCAGGTTTTCGAACGATATGTTCTTGACATACTTGCCGTTGATTCCCGAGGAACCGAAAGCCTGAACCAGCGCCAGTGTCGTCTTCTTGGACAGAGTGAATTTTTTCCAGCATCTGAAGTTCACATCACAGGGAACGAAAAATCCGAATTAGTATTCGCTCTAAAGTCGTAAGCAATTGTCTAGATATGTATTGTGGGAGACGAGTACTATACCTTGCTAGCTTCCTAGAAAGCAGATCTGCATGCTTGGTGTAATCAGCACGAGGGCTTTGGTGCTCCTTCAAGTACTCACGTCGTTGCCTTCCAGCGTCTAAACTTTGCAGCAACTTTGTCGCCGCCACCGCACGTTCCTCCGCCGGCTGTACCTCCATTGCCACAAACTCCAGAGCCCCCGTCATCGAAGCCGTCCCCTCTCCTGACCGATCAACGCGAATTCCGCAAGCGACCGGAAGCTTCCCTTTTCCTCTCCCGTTGGCCCCGATTGCCGCTGGGGGCAGATTAAAATAGAGGGCCGGCTTTCGATGGCAATCGGTTTGGAAGCCCAGACTCCGAGACGGAGGACGAACGGGAGGGACTTGCCCTCtctggatttttttttatttttaatcttttTACATCTTAATTTAAAAATAATCTCAcccacttttatttttatttctaaTCCTTTTGGCCAAGCCAACGCGTCCGGAGTCCGGCACAGCCAAAACACCTTACCGCGCCACATGCATCAGCGCATTATGATCTGCCACCGTGCAACGAGTCCCTAACTTCCTTGACCAGGCTGACCAGCTGGCTGTAATCAGGTCTGTCTCCGCTCATGGAGTCCGTGACCAAATCCCAGAACGCTTTCTGCGTGGTTTCTCTCACTTTCTCCTGGAAACCGTTCTCGGCAGCAGCACCAGTAGCACTGTCAGATTTCCAGCGAAAGCACTGCCGTCGTCTTGATGAAGCATCTCATTTATCATCCTCTCGTATCCATTAACTCGGACTACAGACCTCCTAGCTGGCATGGTTTCCCCAGATGATGATGCTGAAACTAGACCAGAACATCCCATCCACAGATCTAAACACGAACAAGTTACAACAACAGTGCTAATGGAGTCCCTGCTTTCTAAGCCTTCTTGGGGGCCTTGGCGGCCTTCTTCGGGGACTTGGCCTCCTTGCTGCCGCCGCTGGCCGCCTTCTCGGCCACCTTCTTGGGCAGGAGCACCGGGTTGATGTTGGGGAGGACGCCGCCGTGCGCGATGGTGACGCCGGCCAGCAGCTTCCCGAGCTCCTCGTCGTTGCGTATGGCCAGGAGCACGTGGCGCGGGATGATGCGCGTCTTCTTGTTGTCCCTAGCCGCGTTCCCGGCCAGCTCCAGCACCTCGGCGGCGAGGTACTCCAGCACGGCGGCGAGGTAGACGGGGGCGCCGGTGCCCACGCGCTGCGCGTACCGGCCCTTCTTGAGGTACCGCCCGATCCGGCCGACGGGGAACTGCAGCCCGGCCTTGACGGACCGCGACACCGACTTCTTCCTGGGGCCGCCCGCCTTGCGCCCGGCCGCCCCCTTCTTCGCCTTGCTGCCGGCTCCGCTGGCGTCCATGGCTGCTCGCTGCTGCTGCGATTTGGGGGCCCTGGGCGCGAGAACTTGAGTTGTGGGAATTGCGATGCCGCTCAACTGCGAACGGGGTGCATTTAAATGGCGCGTGTGGGGGAGATGTGGTGGGCCCGTCGATCCGCGTGCGAGGAAAAGTGATAAGATCCCGGAGGATTTGGACGGCTGGAACGGGTTACAGCAAGGCGATCCGCGGGAGGGGTGGTTCAGCCAATCAGGTGCAAGTAACAAAGCAGAAAGGAACCGCGCCTTTCAGCaagctattttttatttttttttatttaccaACAAATGTGAGAGTAGTATGTTTCACTCCCCGATATATGTGGGAACGATAGTtaagaaagaaaaggagagaTTATGTTCCTGAGATCTCCTATGCTGTTGTAGTAAGAATTGCAGGTCAGACATCCATTTTCAGATTCCaaaacatactccctccattccaaaatagTTGACACTTTATTTGTGTCTGTGAACTTCATAGCTAAAATACCAACTATTTTGAGACAGAGGGAGTAAATGCTTTGTTTTGTACTAACTCAATATGGCCGGGCAATTTGTTTCTTCAACTCCATATGCCAAACAATTACTACTGTAAGTAAATTTATGGGTTCAAATTTCAATAAACGAAACAGCACTTCGCAGAATTATCGAACTCTAGATTATGAAATGTTCTTCAAACGAGAATGCAACTTTCTTTGAACAATGTGTTATTGCTAGCGTGACTGTTGTTCATTGTGGCAATGTTAACGTCATCTACATGATAGCGGATCCTGTACATTTTCATCCTACGAAGCGCATCAAGATCAACATCCATTTTCGTCCTTCCGCAAGAAAGTGTTCCTTTATCTCACCAATTCGCGGATATAACCAATGACCAAAGGATTGCATATACGGTTGTCTATCGAGTCTTTACGTTACGCCCTGTTTGTTTGAACTTGTTTggttgataagtcatggctgaaagtaccgttgactaATTTAATATGAGAAAAAAAATGTTCGTTGGCTtttacggcttataagccaaataagcccaagcgaacagggcgcatGACTCCCAATTTGACTCCGGGTGGATATTAAATTAAAGAAATGTAAATATGTTGTACACATATTTTGTAACACAAGTGGTTCCGacctatatgtatatgtatattatATATTATTAAAGTCACCCAACCCCAAAGGACGTATGATCATTCTCAATCTCTCTAGTTTTGACAACCTTGTTTTAGTTATTTTTCCCTCGAATAGATTACATATACACCCATATTATCGACAGAGAAACCAACCAGTGTTCCTCCCAGATTCGTGTTGCGTCTGTGCATAAAGATCAACACCTGGTGTCGCAAAAATATGTAGGGAATCCCAGCAGAGGAACGAGCAGATCTTCTCACTGCTCTCCGAATTCTGACCAGTATACACATTCCGGATGCGAAGCCTAACCAAAGAGGGCGTGCCAAGACCTGTGCTGGCAAGAGAGCCAGGCTCTTACTCTCAGACTGTTGATCATTCGTGGTACTATGACTGTGACGATGATCCTCCGAAGCAAATATCCATATCAAAGGCGAGTTGGATGCTATAACTTGGAGCGTGATCTAAGTGGGCATCCTCCTTCGAAAGCATGGTCGAGTACTTCCTCGATGCGCTTCACAAGCAGAATCTGACAGCAACAAAAATTTAATAAGCACCAAAAGGCCGATTTCACCCATACCCTCTTCCACAACTACATATCAAGAGGTTTTATGTTTGAATCTAGTTTGCAAATACCCCTAAAGTGCA
Above is a genomic segment from Miscanthus floridulus cultivar M001 chromosome 3, ASM1932011v1, whole genome shotgun sequence containing:
- the LOC136542196 gene encoding histone H2A-like — its product is MDASGAGSKAKKGAAGRKAGGPRKKSVSRSVKAGLQFPVGRIGRYLKKGRYAQRVGTGAPVYLAAVLEYLAAEVLELAGNAARDNKKTRIIPRHVLLAIRNDEELGKLLAGVTIAHGGVLPNINPVLLPKKVAEKAASGGSKEAKSPKKAAKAPKKA
- the LOC136542194 gene encoding uncharacterized protein: MTGALEFVAMEVQPAEERAVAATKLLQSLDAGRQRREYLKEHQSPRADYTKHADLLSRKLARCWKKFTLSKKTTLALVQAFGSSGINGKYVKNISFENLAMSMESPPVLQATRALLDRLERRFVISSSAPVENVDHLLKHLAVPPRRKPAAPRRTRSSSVGTTAPAAVAKRPVTVTQSSQENRLPRYSLRVVLCAYMILAHPSAVLSGQREGDTQLMESAASFVEELELLTKTVLDGPLVSAVQRKFRDQLAAFDKAWCAYLYRFVAWKVKDATLLEGDLVRAACKLELSMMQTCKLTADGRSPSRLTHDMKAIQRQVADDQKLLRDKVHLLSGGPGVARMDSALSDTRSKFFEAKKDAGPVQKPVADDVSAPALSINSSSGSSSPSPVKQPTENERMVTEMLHQDDGGAFAGKSDSAAGPAADAENAFQEKVRETMEKAFWDLVTDSMRGDKPDYSQLVRLVKEVRDSLHELSPKEWKEEILEKIDVEILSQVLGSGSQDAQYLGQILQYSLGMVRRLSAAAKEDQMRKSHDKLLTELAASSEADADGTATSSFVVDAVKGLRFALEEIKELQAEVSKARIQMAMQRIIQGSTGVDYLQNAFGDRYGPPASAGASLPLTVRWISTSKNVARQEWREHLGSVSAVPSAALVPVLRAGHGAAVRQPSSSSPAAAGGVSGQPECKGDELDKLIRIGLLQLVSSVEGLQMQSTPESFQINLMRLRALQSQFQQVIVIATSMLILRQVLMGESSKATAQELDNATAELFKALVKMLDASPDAGAEEIVEAMMSASAAVGSPSEEEKIQGRRQTTARVLLKSLQPGDVVFKMVSRAVFCAFRGVVLGGSGHKGQKLADVALRRVGAARLVDRVVKASEVLIKVATVSGMVHGPWYKALL